A genome region from Maylandia zebra isolate NMK-2024a linkage group LG6, Mzebra_GT3a, whole genome shotgun sequence includes the following:
- the traf5 gene encoding TNF receptor-associated factor 5 encodes MATANTNQGGSPEEASIPSETYSLRSEEPRLGSEESRRRLSGPTVSWDSELASIRHRLKFVLKLKEEFVCPICREVVLNPQQNSCGHIYCFHCLQGLLESSSPSNPVCPVDKAVITTTEVFQDNCCKREISSLEVYCTNAPACTTIFTLNNLQEHLKSCQYEQVQCTNTGCIAVLQRRHLQEHLTNICPYRREPCPHCRQLFQLSLIQDHVQSLCPDVKVDCPEGCSQKVPRHKLTSHRQLCPEVNNDCCFKKFGCSVQGKRRNAKLHEDKAINHHMLLVLRSNTHLEKQMEVFQEDSLEMEQEVQTDTLLLTGLQKQFRPLLQLSSNHEHAVSMAQRTLRRQEDTLSSVQLDLQQVSRGLRPHLEELAQLRKSLDVAMQEVSEVEALREHLGTLEENLKRHSGLLHLHAAQLNLNKKHLQELEVTSYDGKLIWKIEDFGKRSGAEANGQLSCLTSVPFYTGRCGYKMAIKAYLNGDGEGRGTHLSLYVVLMPGDFDTLLPWPFRQTVSLSVLDQSGASNHRSLSFRPDPTTKCFQQPTPESQTNVAVGFPCFISHNMLQTPQNALYVKDNTLFVKAKVDMTGFEQL; translated from the exons ATGGCAACAGCAAATACAAATCAGGGAGGATCCCCGGAGGAGGCAAGCATTCCCTCTGAGACCTACTCGTTGAGGTCCGAAGAGCCGAGGCTGGGGTCTGAGGAATCCAGAAGGAGGTTGTCGGGCCCCACAGTCTCCTGGGATTCAGAGCTGGCTTCCATCAGGCACAGGTTAAAGTTTGTGTTGAAGCTGAAGGAGGAATTTGTTTGTCCAATCTGCAGAGAGGTGGTGCTCAATCCCCAGCAAAACTCCTGTGGTCACATCTACTGCTTCCACTGTCTCCAAGGACTATT GGAGAGTTCATCACCGTCCAACCCAGTTTGCCCAGTGGACAAAGCTGTGATCACAACAACTGAG GTTTTCCAGGATAACTGCTGCAAACGTGAAATTTCCAGTTTAGAAGTGTACTGCACCAATGCCCCAGCATGCACGACTATTTTCACATTAAACAATCTGCAG GAGCACCTGAAGTCATGTCAGTATGAGCAAGTGCAATGCACCAATACAGGCTGCATTGCAGTGTTACAGAGGAGGCACTTGCAAGAACACCTGACCAACATCTGTCCATACCGCAGGGAACCCTGCCCACACTGCAGGCAGCTGTTCCAGCTCAGCCTCATTCAG GATCATGTGCAGAGCTTGTGTCCAGATGTGAAGGTAGACTGTCCTGAAGGCTGTTCCCAAAAGGTCCCCAGACACAAG CTGACCAGTCATAGACAGTTATGTCCTGAAGTTAACAATGACTGCTGTTTTAAGAAATTTGGCTGCTCTGTACAG GGTAAAAGAAGGAATGCCAAGCTTCATGAAGACAAAGCTATCAATCACCACATGCTGCTGGTCCTGAGGAGCAATACCCACCTGGAGAAACAA ATGGAAGTTTTCCAAGAGGATTCGCTGGAAATGGAGCAGGAGGTCCAGACAGACACTTTGCTACTTACTGGACTGCAGAAGCAATTCAGACCACTTTTGCAGCTGAGCAGCAATCATGAGCATGCGGTCTCCATGGCTCAG AGAACTCTTAGAAGGCAAGAGGATACCCTATCTTCTGTCCagctggacctccagcaggtgTCTCGGGGGCTTCGTCCTCATCTGGAGGAGCTAGCACAGCTCAGGAAGTCTCTGGATGTTGCGATGCAGGAAGTGTCTGAAGTTGAGGCGCTTAGAGAGCATCTAG GAACCTTGGAGGAGAACTTAAAGCGTCACTCAGGCCTCCTACATCTTCATGCTGCTCAACTTAATCTCAATAAAAAGCACCTGCAGGAGCTTGAAGTGACATCTTATGATGGGAAGTTGATCTGGAAAATTGAAGACTTTGGGAAGAGGAGTGGGGCAGAGGCCAATGGTCAGCTGTCATGCCTGACAAGTGTGCCATTCTACACTGGACGCTGTGGATACAAGATGGCCATTAAAGCCTATCTGAATggggatggggagggaagaGGTACTCACCTGTCACTTTATGTAGTCCTCATGCCTGGAGACTTTGACACTCTTCTGCCATGGCCTTTCAGACagactgtgtctctctctgttctgGACCAAAGTGGTGCCTCTAACCATCGGAGTCTCAGCTTCAGACCTGACCCTACCACCAAATGCTTCCAACAACCCACTCCTGAATCCCAGACCAATGTTGCTGTTGGATTTCCTTGCTTTATTTCCCACAATATGCTGCAAACTCCCCAAAATGCTCTGTACGTTAAAGACAACACGCTATTTGTGAAAGCTAAGGTGGATATGACAGGTTTTGAGCAGCTGTAA